The following coding sequences lie in one Candidatus Kryptobacter tengchongensis genomic window:
- a CDS encoding Murein DD-endopeptidase MepM and murein hydrolase activator NlpD, contain LysM domain: protein MGRKVFYIDTENLSFNEVRNIQLKFLLMIFLIVIFSLGFLFVLNYFTGDILGFGKARAEKLQRENNLLKEQLKVLREKFQQIESMVAKLLEQDRELRLAVDLKPIDEDIKKVGVGSVEEKYEFNLSDEEAEKLLAESFAKLSKLEREVRLQQKSYEEIYRQYKINQEKFRHIPAILPLKGGLTSKFGYRKHPILGVWAMHEGVDLVVDVGTPVYATGDGVVSYVGYRGRYGLLVEIDHGFGYVTIYAHLSKAFVREGQKVKRGDRIALSGATGLVTAPHLHYEVWKDGIPQNPLNYFFEEVDPAEYKKLVQEQNNKTNGG, encoded by the coding sequence ATGGGAAGGAAGGTTTTTTACATTGATACGGAGAATTTGAGTTTTAATGAGGTAAGAAACATTCAATTAAAATTTTTATTGATGATCTTTCTTATTGTCATTTTCAGTTTAGGTTTCCTTTTTGTTTTAAATTATTTTACAGGTGATATTCTTGGTTTTGGGAAGGCGAGGGCTGAGAAGTTACAGCGTGAGAATAATCTTCTAAAAGAACAATTAAAGGTTTTAAGGGAAAAGTTTCAGCAAATTGAAAGCATGGTTGCGAAGTTGCTTGAGCAAGATAGGGAATTGCGCCTTGCGGTGGATTTAAAACCAATTGATGAAGACATAAAGAAAGTCGGTGTTGGTAGCGTTGAAGAAAAGTATGAATTCAATCTTTCGGATGAAGAAGCGGAAAAGTTGCTTGCTGAATCATTTGCAAAACTTAGTAAACTTGAGAGGGAAGTTAGATTGCAACAGAAAAGTTATGAGGAAATTTACAGACAATATAAAATTAATCAGGAAAAATTCAGGCATATTCCAGCAATTTTACCTTTAAAGGGGGGATTAACTTCAAAATTTGGTTACAGAAAGCATCCGATCCTTGGGGTATGGGCAATGCATGAAGGGGTTGATCTTGTCGTTGATGTAGGGACACCTGTTTATGCAACTGGAGATGGCGTTGTAAGCTATGTTGGATATAGGGGAAGGTATGGGTTGCTCGTTGAGATTGACCACGGATTCGGTTATGTAACTATTTATGCGCATCTTTCAAAGGCTTTCGTTAGAGAGGGGCAAAAAGTGAAGCGTGGGGATAGGATAGCTTTAAGCGGTGCTACAGGGCTTGTAACGGCTCCACATTTGCATTATGAGGTTTGGAAGGATGGAATTCCACAGAATCCATTAAATTATTTCTTTGAAGAGGTTGATCCAGCGGAGTATAAAAAACTTGTTCAGGAGCAAAATAACAAAACTAATGGAGGTTGA
- a CDS encoding methionyl-tRNA synthetase translates to MSKNFKRILVTAALPYANGPIHLGHLAGAYLPADIYVRYQRLKGRDVIYICGSDEHGVPITITAEKEGISPQQVVDKYHYMNKESFEKFGMSFDNYSRTSLPIHHQTAQEFFLELYKKGVLKEKTTKQLYCEKDKMFLADRYVEGICPVCGSPGARGDQCEKCGSWLEQTDLIEPKCKICGTTPVIKDTSHWYLPLGDFQKRLEDWMSTKTDWKENVKQYVYSWFKEGLQDRAVTRDLHWGVKVPIQGVEGKVIYVWFDALLGYISSTKEWAQKIGQPEKWREYWQSQDTRLIHFIGKDNIVFHCIVFPAMLMAWNDGRSDEIYILPDNVPANEFLNLEGKKLSTSRNYAVWLNEYLEKFEPDPLRYALASILPETKDTDFSWKEFQARNNNELADILGNFVNRTLTFVKKNFENKVPERFELEDIDRELISKLKEYADKIAENYENFRIRDGVFETMNLARFANKYFNDTEPWKMIKENPRRASTSINLCLQTVRALAILFEPVLPFSARKIWEMLNLKDDIVKAGWDSAYNLMLEAGHQLGEPKILFRKIEDAEVEEEIKKLKIASGEIVEEKIEFKPQITIEDFEKIDLRVAEVVECERVKNSEKLLKLKVKIGTEQRQIVAGIGKHYKPEDLIGKKVVIVANLKPAKLMGIESQGMLLAAVKDEKLTIITTLGEIESGSQVR, encoded by the coding sequence TTGAGCAAAAATTTTAAGAGAATCCTCGTAACAGCTGCACTTCCATATGCAAACGGACCTATTCATCTCGGGCATCTTGCCGGTGCTTATCTCCCTGCGGATATTTATGTTCGCTATCAAAGATTGAAAGGGAGAGATGTCATTTATATCTGTGGTTCAGATGAGCATGGGGTTCCGATAACAATCACGGCTGAGAAAGAGGGAATCAGCCCCCAACAGGTTGTTGATAAATATCATTATATGAACAAGGAAAGTTTTGAAAAGTTTGGGATGAGTTTTGATAATTATTCCAGGACTTCTCTTCCAATTCATCATCAAACTGCCCAGGAATTTTTCCTTGAGCTTTATAAAAAGGGGGTACTCAAAGAGAAAACAACGAAGCAACTTTATTGTGAAAAAGATAAAATGTTTCTTGCTGATAGATATGTTGAGGGTATTTGTCCTGTGTGTGGTTCGCCAGGGGCAAGGGGAGATCAATGTGAGAAATGTGGAAGCTGGCTTGAACAAACCGATCTAATTGAACCGAAATGCAAAATCTGTGGGACAACGCCAGTAATCAAAGATACCTCTCACTGGTATTTACCTTTGGGCGATTTCCAAAAACGGCTTGAAGATTGGATGAGCACAAAAACGGATTGGAAGGAAAATGTGAAGCAGTATGTTTATTCGTGGTTTAAGGAAGGTTTGCAGGATAGAGCTGTGACAAGGGATTTACATTGGGGGGTTAAAGTTCCCATTCAAGGTGTAGAAGGAAAAGTGATTTATGTGTGGTTTGATGCTTTGCTTGGATATATCTCTTCAACTAAGGAATGGGCTCAAAAGATCGGGCAACCTGAGAAATGGCGTGAATACTGGCAAAGTCAGGACACAAGATTAATTCATTTCATCGGAAAAGATAACATCGTTTTCCATTGCATAGTTTTTCCAGCAATGTTGATGGCGTGGAATGATGGAAGGAGTGATGAAATTTATATTCTGCCTGATAATGTTCCAGCAAATGAATTTTTAAATCTTGAGGGGAAAAAACTTTCAACGAGTAGGAATTACGCTGTGTGGTTAAATGAATATCTTGAAAAGTTTGAACCAGACCCTTTGCGTTATGCCCTTGCGAGTATCTTGCCAGAGACCAAAGATACTGATTTTTCATGGAAGGAATTTCAAGCAAGAAATAACAACGAACTTGCTGATATACTTGGTAATTTTGTTAACAGGACTTTAACATTTGTTAAAAAGAATTTTGAAAACAAAGTTCCAGAGAGATTTGAACTTGAAGATATTGATAGAGAGTTAATATCAAAGTTGAAGGAATATGCAGATAAAATAGCGGAAAATTATGAAAATTTCAGGATAAGGGATGGGGTCTTTGAGACGATGAACCTTGCAAGATTTGCAAATAAATATTTTAATGACACAGAGCCATGGAAAATGATAAAGGAAAACCCAAGGCGAGCCTCAACTTCAATAAATCTTTGCCTTCAAACGGTTAGAGCTCTTGCGATTTTATTTGAACCCGTTTTGCCTTTTTCCGCAAGGAAGATATGGGAGATGCTGAATCTAAAAGATGATATTGTGAAAGCAGGCTGGGATAGCGCCTATAACCTTATGCTTGAAGCAGGTCATCAACTTGGTGAACCCAAAATTTTATTCCGAAAAATTGAAGATGCCGAAGTTGAGGAAGAGATAAAGAAATTGAAGATAGCCTCCGGGGAAATCGTTGAAGAGAAAATTGAATTTAAACCTCAAATAACGATTGAAGATTTTGAAAAGATTGATCTTCGTGTTGCTGAAGTTGTTGAATGTGAAAGAGTAAAAAATTCCGAGAAGCTTTTGAAGTTGAAAGTAAAGATAGGAACTGAGCAAAGGCAAATTGTTGCTGGGATAGGCAAGCATTACAAGCCTGAGGATCTAATTGGGAAAAAAGTTGTGATTGTTGCAAATCTTAAACCAGCAAAGTTGATGGGTATTGAATCTCAAGGAATGCTCCTTGCAGCTGTCAAGGATGAAAAATTAACAATAATTACCACACTTGGTGAGATTGAAAGCGGAAGTCAGGTAAGATAA
- a CDS encoding Beta-barrel assembly machine subunit BamA translates to MRKLIFVLLSILITVLGAQEQNFELKKIRFKGNRTLSEKELYSVLVSKESPSKFWQILYKINNRLGDKPQYLERVKVINDITNLQNYYFDNGFFDVKIDTLIDYDYEKETANLTFLINEGQPYVNDKIDFIGFDELPDSLKKIIFDFSFLKSGNRYRRMDVEAEVQRILNILYDNGYPNAYVDRSRIRILVDSTKKLVSVFVPFNADGRFLIRGIKIFFEEASKMKISDDLIRREIEFKSGEFYNRSLILKSETNLFETGLFEGVKINIWQVEEKDTINFADIGVSVVPRNKQDIAPSIYFSDERNAFNVGISLDYQNRNFLGGGRNLSSSIRFQIQSLNFKKLPTLTDTTSAGLIEMNLKLNQPYLLGRKIPGEISLSLMIDKQKSYLLNITRNRLRFVYRPNGIYSGFLDWDIESVDIRFQKSIDITLAKLYQKQLNSILSFTMQIDKTDDLIYPRSGYSHTISIEEGGIVPYLLGRMGIKVLPFSQYYKFGWLYRRFFNLNNSVFAFKFKLGISNEFFIKSARKFELQPIPINRRFFAGGSASVRGWRVRELGNVPDPSLGGNALIEMNFENRIIFWKNFGGVFFVDFGNLWDDVRYVKLNQFAVAGGFGLRYIAFFGGFRLDFGFKVYDPGSNTKVIFKKTGKQILKDMVFHFGVGQTF, encoded by the coding sequence ATGAGAAAGTTAATTTTTGTTCTTTTAAGTATCTTGATTACGGTTCTCGGGGCACAGGAGCAAAATTTTGAATTAAAAAAGATTAGATTTAAAGGGAATAGAACTTTATCTGAAAAAGAGTTATATTCAGTTCTCGTTTCAAAGGAGAGCCCATCCAAATTTTGGCAAATACTTTACAAGATAAACAATCGGCTCGGGGATAAACCGCAATACCTTGAAAGGGTCAAAGTCATAAACGATATAACAAACTTGCAAAATTACTATTTTGACAACGGTTTTTTTGATGTTAAAATTGACACCTTGATTGATTATGATTATGAAAAAGAAACGGCAAACTTAACATTTTTGATCAATGAGGGACAACCTTATGTTAATGATAAAATTGACTTCATCGGATTTGATGAACTTCCCGACTCTTTAAAAAAAATTATTTTTGACTTTTCGTTTCTCAAATCTGGAAATAGATACAGAAGAATGGATGTTGAAGCAGAGGTTCAGAGAATTTTGAATATACTTTACGATAATGGTTATCCAAATGCTTATGTTGATAGGTCAAGGATTCGTATTTTAGTTGATTCAACAAAAAAACTTGTTTCTGTTTTTGTCCCCTTCAATGCGGATGGAAGATTTTTGATAAGGGGGATAAAGATTTTTTTTGAAGAGGCAAGTAAAATGAAAATATCTGATGATTTGATAAGGCGTGAGATTGAATTTAAAAGTGGGGAATTTTACAACCGAAGTTTGATTTTAAAAAGTGAGACGAATTTATTTGAAACTGGTTTATTTGAGGGGGTTAAAATTAACATTTGGCAGGTTGAAGAAAAGGACACGATAAATTTTGCGGATATCGGAGTTTCGGTTGTCCCAAGAAATAAGCAGGACATTGCTCCATCTATTTACTTCAGTGATGAAAGAAATGCTTTTAATGTTGGTATCTCGCTTGATTATCAAAATAGAAATTTTCTTGGAGGAGGAAGAAATCTTTCATCAAGTATAAGATTTCAGATTCAAAGTTTAAACTTTAAAAAATTGCCAACGCTTACAGATACGACGAGCGCAGGTTTAATTGAGATGAACTTAAAGTTGAATCAGCCCTATCTTCTTGGGCGCAAAATTCCTGGGGAGATTAGTTTATCTTTGATGATTGACAAACAGAAAAGTTATCTTTTAAACATCACGCGAAATAGACTCAGATTCGTTTACAGACCAAATGGAATTTATTCTGGATTTTTAGATTGGGATATTGAAAGCGTAGACATAAGGTTTCAGAAGTCAATTGACATAACCCTTGCTAAGCTTTATCAGAAGCAGTTAAACTCTATTTTAAGTTTCACAATGCAAATTGATAAAACCGATGATTTAATTTATCCACGATCTGGGTATTCACATACTATTTCAATTGAAGAGGGCGGGATAGTTCCATATTTGCTTGGTCGGATGGGGATAAAAGTTTTACCTTTCTCGCAATATTATAAATTTGGGTGGCTTTATAGACGATTTTTCAACTTGAATAATTCAGTTTTTGCGTTTAAATTTAAATTAGGTATATCAAATGAATTTTTTATTAAGTCAGCAAGGAAGTTTGAGTTGCAACCTATACCGATAAACAGAAGATTTTTCGCTGGTGGAAGCGCAAGCGTGCGTGGATGGAGAGTAAGAGAACTCGGGAATGTCCCTGACCCATCTCTTGGTGGGAATGCACTCATAGAAATGAATTTTGAGAATAGAATAATTTTTTGGAAAAATTTCGGCGGTGTGTTCTTTGTTGATTTTGGAAATTTGTGGGATGATGTTAGATATGTTAAATTGAATCAATTTGCTGTGGCTGGTGGATTTGGGTTAAGATATATTGCATTCTTTGGAGGTTTTCGGCTTGACTTCGGTTTTAAAGTTTATGATCCAGGTTCAAATACCAAGGTTATCTTCAAAAAAACGGGCAAACAGATTTTAAAAGACATGGTGTTTCACTTTGGAGTAGGTCAAACTTTCTAA
- a CDS encoding TRAP-type C4-dicarboxylate transport system, small permease component, translating to MKFLNFINDAIAKVETIVLVILLSLMIIVGFAQVVLRNLFETGISWADPMLRYTVLWLAFIGASLATRENRHINIDVLTRILSPKLKKIAFILTNFFAFSICLILLKSSIDFIKMEMEFPREIFAGFKNWMLEIIIPIGFLLMSLRFAFNILKGILIKNIF from the coding sequence ATGAAATTTTTAAACTTTATTAATGACGCCATCGCAAAAGTTGAAACAATCGTTTTGGTGATACTCCTTTCACTTATGATCATAGTTGGATTTGCTCAAGTTGTGTTAAGAAATTTATTTGAAACGGGAATATCATGGGCTGACCCGATGCTAAGATACACAGTCCTGTGGCTTGCATTCATAGGCGCATCACTTGCAACAAGGGAAAATAGACATATCAACATTGATGTTTTAACGAGGATTCTCTCGCCAAAACTTAAAAAAATCGCCTTCATCTTGACAAACTTTTTCGCTTTTTCAATTTGTCTGATTTTACTTAAATCATCAATTGACTTCATAAAAATGGAAATGGAATTCCCAAGAGAGATTTTCGCTGGATTTAAAAACTGGATGCTTGAAATCATAATACCTATTGGATTTTTATTAATGAGTTTGAGGTTTGCTTTTAACATTTTGAAGGGCATTTTAATTAAAAACATTTTCTAA
- a CDS encoding Cell fate regulator YaaT, PSP1 superfamily (controls sporulation, competence, biofilm development): MNRQIDSPFWLDESWESFGSGWEQLDKTFIAGIEAESSEIEEAKLPCESCFKKPFDPELAKIEHTLNLVEVEFKSMRRDFFINDQNLELKPGDYVLVEAIRGVDLGRVHLAGEKVHQKRNFLGVVGQVMRKVIRVANEEDLKKLMKNREDEVKAYYIFKERVKLFNLEMKLIDVEYQFDRNRLTFYFTANGRVDFRAFVRDLAKIFKTRIELWQIGVRDEARKIGGIGSCGRTLCCNTWLEKFNKVTLVHAKFQNLPLNPIKLSGQCGRLKCCLLFEMQTYLEALKNFPPIDYEIQTEKGIGKIEKFDIFKNYVYVHYGSDLWERYTLDEIKKFIPSEVFEKSKELFSNGLG, translated from the coding sequence ATGAACAGGCAAATAGATTCACCATTCTGGCTTGATGAAAGCTGGGAATCATTTGGAAGTGGTTGGGAGCAACTGGATAAAACATTTATTGCGGGGATTGAAGCTGAATCTTCTGAAATTGAAGAAGCTAAACTTCCCTGTGAATCTTGCTTTAAAAAACCTTTTGATCCAGAGCTTGCAAAAATTGAGCACACACTGAACCTTGTTGAAGTTGAATTTAAAAGCATGCGCCGTGACTTTTTTATAAATGATCAAAATCTTGAACTTAAACCAGGAGATTATGTCCTCGTTGAGGCAATTCGTGGCGTTGACCTTGGTCGTGTTCATTTAGCAGGGGAAAAAGTTCACCAAAAGCGAAACTTTTTAGGCGTAGTTGGACAGGTGATGAGAAAAGTTATACGAGTTGCAAATGAAGAAGATTTGAAAAAATTGATGAAAAACAGAGAAGACGAAGTTAAGGCATACTATATTTTCAAGGAAAGGGTAAAACTTTTCAATCTTGAAATGAAGTTAATTGATGTTGAATATCAATTTGATAGAAATCGCCTTACATTTTATTTTACAGCAAATGGGAGGGTTGATTTTAGGGCTTTCGTTCGTGATCTGGCTAAAATTTTCAAAACAAGGATTGAACTTTGGCAAATTGGCGTCAGAGATGAAGCAAGAAAAATAGGCGGGATTGGAAGCTGTGGGAGAACTTTGTGTTGTAACACATGGCTTGAAAAATTCAACAAAGTTACTCTTGTTCATGCGAAGTTTCAAAATCTTCCTTTAAATCCGATAAAGTTATCGGGACAATGTGGAAGGTTGAAATGCTGTCTTTTGTTTGAAATGCAGACATATCTTGAAGCGTTGAAAAATTTCCCGCCAATTGATTACGAGATACAAACTGAAAAAGGCATTGGTAAAATTGAAAAGTTTGATATCTTCAAAAACTATGTTTATGTGCATTATGGGAGTGATCTTTGGGAGAGGTATACGCTTGATGAGATAAAGAAATTTATCCCAAGCGAAGTATTTGAAAAAAGCAAAGAACTCTTTTCAAACGGGCTTGGCTAA
- a CDS encoding TRAP-type C4-dicarboxylate transport system, substrate-binding protein — protein sequence MRKLLLFFFLLNFAVAQEYLIKVATIAPEGSTWINVLREYDAQIRKESNGRLGFKIYAGGVAGDEIDVLKKIRIGQYHAGGFTGVGIGEIAPNLRVLDSPFLFKSYDEVDYIYQKFNDEFKEEIEKGGFVLLGWAEVGFVYTFTKTPIYGIEDLRKIKMWAWQGDPIAEVAYKVIGITPVQLSVTEVLTSLQTGLIDGVYASPLAILATQWFTKIKYMHNVPLTDASGALLISKKYFDSLPKELQEILLRNGKKYMRKLVELSRQENQKAVETLKKNGIIITEPPSKKLLEEYDEIGKKARKMLVGKLFTEEWLNKIEKALEEYRKTNKRTSN from the coding sequence ATGCGAAAACTCCTGCTTTTCTTTTTTCTTTTGAACTTTGCCGTAGCGCAAGAATACTTAATAAAAGTTGCAACAATCGCACCTGAAGGAAGCACTTGGATAAATGTCCTGCGTGAATACGACGCTCAAATAAGAAAAGAAAGCAACGGAAGGCTTGGGTTCAAAATTTATGCCGGTGGCGTAGCTGGAGATGAAATTGATGTGCTAAAGAAGATTCGCATAGGACAATATCACGCCGGTGGATTTACAGGAGTTGGAATTGGAGAAATAGCTCCAAATCTTCGTGTTCTTGACTCACCGTTCTTATTTAAAAGCTATGACGAGGTTGATTATATTTATCAAAAATTTAACGACGAATTTAAAGAAGAAATTGAAAAGGGTGGTTTCGTTTTACTTGGGTGGGCGGAAGTTGGTTTTGTTTATACCTTCACAAAAACTCCAATCTACGGGATTGAAGATTTGAGGAAAATTAAAATGTGGGCTTGGCAAGGAGACCCAATCGCAGAGGTTGCATATAAAGTTATTGGAATTACACCAGTCCAGTTATCCGTTACAGAAGTTTTAACATCCCTGCAAACCGGATTGATAGATGGGGTTTATGCTTCCCCACTTGCGATCTTGGCAACTCAATGGTTTACAAAAATTAAATATATGCACAATGTCCCCCTTACCGATGCTTCGGGAGCACTCCTAATATCAAAAAAATATTTTGATTCACTTCCGAAAGAACTCCAAGAAATACTTTTGCGAAATGGGAAAAAATATATGAGAAAACTTGTTGAGTTAAGCAGACAAGAAAATCAAAAGGCAGTTGAGACATTGAAGAAAAACGGCATAATAATCACAGAGCCACCATCAAAGAAACTCCTTGAGGAATACGATGAGATAGGCAAAAAAGCAAGAAAAATGCTTGTTGGAAAACTTTTCACCGAGGAGTGGCTCAATAAAATTGAAAAAGCCCTTGAAGAATACCGCAAAACTAACAAAAGAACATCTAATTGA
- a CDS encoding TRAP transporter T-component, whose protein sequence is MLKLNTKVKILLTLVFLFNACSVQKMAIRYASDIFDAGVKAIFSETDYVMASSSIPANLKLLEALYNADSLNEKIVTLLVQGYTGYALGFVEDEDPQRAKFLYKRAFDYGINFLKTKNKKFSKTLDSEFEKFENLLKSSFTKKDVPILFWTAMAWGSYVNLSRDDPDAIAQIPKIEAMVKRSIQLDENYFYGSGNMFLGVLLSARPKMFGGDPEKGKEYFERCIKISEGKYLLPYVFYARYYAVQIQDKELFEKLLNHVIESPPHLLKDAELLNIIAKKKAEKFKGMIDELF, encoded by the coding sequence ATGTTAAAACTTAACACCAAAGTTAAAATTCTGTTAACCCTTGTTTTTTTATTCAATGCGTGTAGCGTTCAAAAGATGGCTATAAGATATGCGTCGGATATATTTGATGCCGGTGTAAAGGCGATATTTAGCGAAACCGATTATGTGATGGCAAGCTCAAGCATACCCGCAAACCTTAAATTACTTGAAGCCCTTTATAACGCTGATTCACTCAACGAAAAAATTGTTACCCTGCTTGTCCAGGGCTACACAGGATATGCGCTGGGATTTGTTGAAGATGAAGACCCACAAAGGGCAAAATTTCTTTATAAAAGAGCTTTTGATTACGGGATAAATTTTCTAAAAACTAAAAATAAAAAATTTTCAAAAACTCTTGATAGCGAATTTGAAAAATTTGAAAATCTCTTAAAAAGCTCATTCACAAAAAAAGATGTGCCAATTTTATTCTGGACTGCAATGGCATGGGGAAGCTATGTTAATCTATCCAGAGATGACCCAGATGCAATTGCCCAAATTCCCAAAATTGAAGCAATGGTTAAACGCTCAATCCAACTTGATGAAAATTACTTCTATGGTTCTGGGAATATGTTCCTTGGCGTTTTATTATCTGCAAGACCCAAAATGTTTGGTGGTGATCCTGAAAAAGGGAAAGAGTATTTTGAAAGATGTATAAAAATTTCAGAAGGCAAATATCTTCTCCCCTATGTTTTTTATGCAAGATACTACGCTGTTCAAATACAGGACAAGGAACTTTTTGAAAAACTTTTAAACCATGTAATTGAATCACCACCGCATCTTTTAAAAGATGCAGAGCTTTTAAACATCATTGCAAAAAAGAAAGCAGAAAAATTTAAAGGGATGATTGATGAACTATTTTAA
- a CDS encoding DNA polymerase-3 subunit delta', which produces MAWSNVIGQDRVKQILINAILNGRVAHAYLFYGPEGVGKDAMAIEFAKALNCERKKAEACDECKTCKGISEFSHPNVKLIFKLPLGKNETKEDSPLEKLDEAEIKIIQEQVRLKSQNPYHKINIPRANSIKINSIREIKMEVSHSTFIPGWRVIIVSEADAMTEQAANAFLKTLEEPTPRTVIILTTANKDKLLPTILSRCQLVRFSYLSDDEIAKALVERYELSEARARLIARLANGSFGKAIELLDVTIKDKRIKPVDFLATIASGRIVKLLIEIEKIVTDYERGEIENFLNIILTWFRDAMMLKIGMEDKIINVDMIERLRKFVANYGEFEYQRAISLVEKAISQVDKNVQLNLILINLSIELSELMNKAYQKTKQIGILQ; this is translated from the coding sequence ATGGCTTGGTCAAATGTAATTGGTCAAGATAGAGTAAAACAGATTTTAATCAATGCGATTTTAAATGGGAGAGTAGCACATGCATATTTATTTTATGGACCTGAGGGGGTTGGGAAAGATGCGATGGCGATTGAATTTGCCAAAGCATTAAATTGCGAGCGTAAAAAGGCGGAAGCGTGCGATGAATGTAAAACTTGCAAGGGGATTTCGGAGTTTTCACATCCAAATGTGAAGTTGATTTTTAAATTACCCCTTGGGAAAAATGAAACGAAAGAGGATTCACCACTTGAAAAACTTGATGAGGCTGAAATAAAAATCATACAGGAGCAAGTAAGGCTTAAATCCCAAAATCCCTATCACAAGATTAACATCCCACGAGCCAACAGCATAAAGATTAATAGCATTAGGGAAATTAAGATGGAAGTTTCGCATAGCACATTTATTCCAGGGTGGCGTGTGATAATTGTTTCCGAAGCTGATGCGATGACCGAACAAGCGGCGAACGCTTTCCTTAAAACGCTTGAAGAACCAACACCAAGGACAGTGATAATTTTAACCACGGCAAATAAAGATAAACTTCTCCCAACGATCTTGTCAAGATGTCAACTTGTTAGATTTTCCTATCTCTCCGATGATGAAATAGCCAAAGCGCTTGTTGAAAGATATGAATTGAGCGAAGCGAGGGCGCGTCTCATAGCACGACTTGCAAATGGAAGCTTTGGTAAAGCAATTGAACTCCTTGATGTAACGATCAAAGATAAAAGAATAAAACCTGTTGATTTTCTTGCAACGATTGCGTCTGGGAGGATTGTTAAGTTGCTGATTGAAATTGAAAAAATTGTCACCGATTATGAAAGGGGCGAGATTGAAAATTTTCTCAATATAATTCTTACCTGGTTCAGGGATGCGATGATGCTTAAAATTGGGATGGAGGATAAGATTATAAATGTTGATATGATTGAAAGATTAAGGAAATTTGTTGCAAATTATGGTGAGTTTGAATACCAAAGAGCGATTTCACTTGTTGAAAAAGCAATTTCACAGGTTGATAAAAATGTTCAGTTGAATTTGATCTTGATAAATCTTTCAATTGAGCTTTCTGAATTAATGAACAAAGCTTATCAAAAAACAAAACAAATTGGCATACTTCAATGA